One part of the Pseudomonas sp. MYb118 genome encodes these proteins:
- the lepA gene encoding translation elongation factor 4, whose product MSDLSHIRNFSIIAHIDHGKSTLADRFIQICGGLAEREMEAQVLDSMDLERERGITIKAHSVTLYYKAQDGITYQLNFIDTPGHVDFTYEVSRSLAACEGALLVVDAGQGVEAQSVANCYTAIEQGLEVMPVLNKIDLPQAEPERVKEEIEKIIGIDATDAVTCSAKTGLGVNEVLERLVTTIPAPTGNVEDPLQALIIDSWFDNYLGVVSLVRVRHGRVKKGDKILVKSTGKVHLVDSVGVFNPKHTATTDLKAGEVGFIIAGIKDIHGAPVGDTLTLSSTPDVDVLPGFKRIQPQVYAGLFPVSSDDFEDFRDALQKLTLNDSSLQYTPESSDALGFGFRCGFLGMLHMEIIQERLEREYDLDLITTAPTVIFELLLKTGETIYVDNPSKLPDLSAIDDMREPIVRANILVPQEHLGNVITLCIEKRGVQHDMLFLGNQVQVTYDLPMNEVVLDFFDRLKSTSRGYASLDYHFDRYQSANLVKLDVLINGDKVDALALIVHKDNAHYKGRQLTEKMKELIPRQMFDVAIQAAIGGQIVARTTVKALRKNVLAKCYGGDVSRKKKLLEKQKAGKKRMKQVGNVEIPQDAFLAVLRLDS is encoded by the coding sequence GTGAGTGATTTGAGTCATATCCGCAATTTCTCCATCATCGCCCACATTGACCATGGCAAGTCGACGCTGGCCGATCGCTTCATCCAGATTTGCGGCGGCCTGGCCGAGCGTGAAATGGAAGCCCAGGTACTGGACTCCATGGATCTCGAACGTGAGCGCGGGATCACCATCAAAGCGCACAGCGTTACCCTGTACTACAAGGCTCAGGACGGTATCACCTACCAGCTGAACTTCATTGACACCCCCGGCCACGTTGACTTCACCTATGAAGTCAGCCGCTCGCTGGCGGCCTGTGAAGGTGCGCTGCTGGTGGTCGATGCCGGCCAGGGCGTGGAAGCACAATCGGTTGCCAACTGCTACACGGCGATCGAGCAGGGCCTGGAAGTCATGCCCGTGCTGAACAAGATCGACCTGCCACAGGCCGAGCCTGAGCGGGTCAAGGAAGAAATCGAGAAAATCATCGGCATTGATGCCACCGATGCGGTCACCTGCAGCGCCAAGACCGGCCTGGGCGTCAACGAGGTGCTCGAACGCCTGGTGACCACCATTCCGGCGCCGACCGGCAACGTCGAAGATCCGCTGCAAGCGTTGATCATCGACTCCTGGTTCGACAACTACCTGGGCGTCGTGTCCCTGGTGCGCGTGCGCCATGGCCGCGTGAAGAAGGGTGACAAGATCCTCGTCAAGTCCACCGGCAAGGTTCACCTGGTGGACAGCGTCGGTGTATTCAACCCGAAACACACCGCCACCACCGATCTGAAAGCCGGTGAAGTGGGCTTCATCATCGCCGGTATCAAGGACATTCACGGTGCGCCAGTGGGCGATACCCTGACCTTGAGCTCCACCCCCGATGTCGACGTGCTGCCAGGCTTCAAGCGCATTCAGCCGCAGGTCTACGCCGGCCTGTTCCCGGTCAGCTCCGACGACTTCGAAGACTTCCGCGATGCGCTGCAAAAGCTCACCCTGAACGACTCGTCGCTGCAATACACGCCGGAAAGCTCCGACGCACTGGGCTTCGGCTTCCGTTGCGGCTTCCTCGGCATGCTGCACATGGAAATCATCCAGGAGCGCCTGGAGCGCGAGTACGACCTGGACCTGATCACCACCGCACCGACGGTAATCTTCGAGCTGCTGCTCAAGACCGGTGAGACGATCTACGTCGATAACCCGTCGAAACTGCCGGATCTGTCGGCCATCGACGACATGCGCGAGCCGATCGTGCGGGCCAACATTCTTGTGCCGCAGGAACACCTGGGCAACGTCATTACCCTGTGCATCGAGAAGCGTGGCGTGCAGCACGACATGCTGTTCCTCGGTAACCAGGTGCAAGTGACCTACGATTTGCCGATGAACGAAGTGGTCCTGGACTTCTTCGACCGCCTGAAATCCACCAGCCGCGGCTATGCTTCGCTGGACTACCATTTCGATCGTTACCAATCGGCTAATCTGGTGAAGCTGGACGTGCTGATCAACGGCGACAAGGTCGATGCCCTGGCGCTGATCGTGCACAAGGACAACGCGCACTACAAAGGTCGCCAGTTGACCGAGAAGATGAAGGAACTGATTCCGCGGCAGATGTTCGACGTGGCGATCCAGGCGGCCATTGGTGGCCAGATCGTGGCGCGGACAACCGTCAAGGCACTCAGAAAGAACGTATTGGCCAAATGCTACGGCGGTGACGTAAGCCGTAAGAAAAAGCTGCTTGAAAAGCAAAAGGCCGGTAAGAAACGCATGAAACAGGTCGGCAACGTGGAAATTCCACAAGACGCCTTCCTCGCCGTGCTCAGGTTGGATAGTTAG
- a CDS encoding leucyl aminopeptidase, which yields MELVVKSVNPETLKTATLVVAVGEGRKLGAAATQIDGLSGGAISAVLKRGDLAGKVGQSLLLHSLPNLKAERVLLVGVGKDTELGDRPFRKIVAGILNTLKGLGGSDAVLALDEVVVKGRDSYGKTRLLAETLVDGEYTFDQFKSQKAEPRALKKITLVTIKAAQAEVERAVAHASAIANGMAFTRNLGNLPPNICHPTFLGEQAKNLGKEFKSLKVEVLDEKKIKELGMGSFYAVGQGSAQPPRLIVMQYNGGKKSEKPYALVGKGITFDTGGISLKPGAGMDEMKYDMGGAASVFGTLRAVLELKLPINLVCILACAENMPSGTASRPGDIVTTMSGQTVEILNTDAEGRLVLCDALTYSERFKPQAVIDIATLTGACVVALGAHTSGLLGNNDELIEQLLSAGKAADDRAWQLPLFDEYQEQLDSPFADIANIGGPKAGTITAACFLSRFTKNLNWAHLDIAGTAWTSGGKDKGATGRPVPLLTQYLLDRAKA from the coding sequence ATGGAACTGGTTGTAAAAAGCGTCAACCCCGAAACGTTGAAAACCGCCACCCTGGTGGTCGCCGTCGGCGAAGGCCGCAAGCTCGGTGCCGCCGCCACTCAAATCGACGGATTGAGCGGTGGCGCGATCAGCGCCGTGCTCAAGCGTGGCGACCTGGCTGGCAAGGTCGGCCAGAGCCTGTTGCTGCACAGCCTGCCCAACCTCAAGGCCGAGCGCGTGCTGCTAGTGGGTGTGGGCAAGGACACCGAGCTGGGCGACCGCCCGTTCCGCAAAATCGTTGCCGGCATCCTCAACACCCTCAAGGGCCTGGGCGGCAGCGACGCGGTGCTGGCCCTGGACGAAGTCGTGGTCAAGGGTCGTGACAGCTATGGCAAGACCCGCCTGCTGGCGGAAACCCTGGTCGACGGCGAGTACACCTTCGATCAGTTCAAGAGCCAGAAAGCCGAACCTCGCGCCCTGAAGAAAATCACCCTGGTGACCATCAAGGCCGCCCAGGCTGAAGTCGAGCGCGCCGTGGCCCACGCCAGCGCGATTGCCAACGGCATGGCGTTCACCCGCAACCTGGGCAACCTGCCACCGAACATCTGCCACCCGACGTTCCTCGGCGAACAGGCCAAGAACCTGGGCAAGGAATTCAAGAGCCTGAAAGTCGAAGTCCTCGATGAGAAGAAAATCAAGGAACTGGGCATGGGTTCGTTCTACGCCGTCGGCCAGGGCAGCGCCCAGCCGCCGCGCCTGATCGTCATGCAATACAACGGCGGCAAGAAATCCGAGAAGCCGTACGCACTGGTCGGCAAGGGCATCACCTTCGACACCGGCGGCATCAGCCTCAAGCCGGGCGCCGGCATGGATGAAATGAAGTACGACATGGGCGGCGCCGCCAGTGTCTTCGGTACCCTGCGCGCCGTGCTCGAACTGAAACTGCCGATCAACCTGGTGTGCATCCTGGCCTGCGCCGAGAACATGCCAAGCGGCACCGCTTCGCGTCCGGGCGATATCGTCACCACCATGAGCGGCCAGACCGTGGAAATCCTCAACACCGACGCCGAAGGCCGTCTGGTACTGTGCGATGCCCTGACCTACTCCGAGCGTTTCAAGCCGCAAGCGGTGATCGACATCGCCACCCTTACCGGCGCCTGCGTCGTCGCACTGGGCGCGCATACCTCGGGCCTCCTGGGCAACAACGACGAACTGATCGAGCAACTGCTGAGCGCCGGCAAGGCCGCTGACGACCGCGCCTGGCAACTGCCGCTGTTCGATGAGTATCAGGAGCAACTGGACAGCCCGTTCGCCGACATCGCCAACATCGGCGGCCCGAAAGCCGGCACCATCACCGCAGCCTGCTTCCTGTCGCGCTTCACCAAGAACCTGAACTGGGCGCACCTGGACATCGCCGGCACCGCCTGGACCAGCGGCGGCAAGGACAAGGGCGCCACTGGCCGTCCGGTACCCCTGCTGACTCAATACCTGCTGGACCGCGCCAAAGCCTGA
- a CDS encoding valine--tRNA ligase, producing MDKTYQPHAIETSWYNTWESENYFAPQGAGESYTIMIPPPNVTGSLHMGHGFNNAIMDALIRFRRMQGRNTLWQPGTDHAGIATQMLVERQLEAQGQNRHDLGREKFLEKVWEWKDQSGGNISRQIRRLGSSVDWSRERFTMDDGLSEAVKEAFVRLHEDGLIYRGKRLVNWDTKLHTAISDLEVENHDEKGFLWNLKYPLADGAKTAEGKDYLIVATTRPETMLGDSAVAVNPNDERYKALIGQFVELPLVGRRIPIIADDYCDPEFGTGCVKITPAHDFNDYEVGKRHNLPLLNIFDKNANVLPAAQAFNLDGTLNESIDGKIPAEYAGLDRFEARKQIVAAFDAAGLLVSVDDHNLKVPKGDRSGTVIEPWLTDQWYVSTKPLAEPAIAAVEDGRIQFVPKQYENMYFSWMRDIQDWCISRQLWWGHRIPAWYDESGKVYVGRDEAEVRAKHNLGADVALQQDNDVLDTWFSSGLWTFSTLGWPEKTEFLKKFHSTDVLVTGFDIIFFWVARMIMLTMHLIKNEDGTPQVPFKTVYVHGLVRDGQGQKMSKSKGNVLDPLDIIDGIELETLVQKRTSGLMQPKLAKKIEKATRDEFADGIASYGTDALRFTFCSLASTGRDIKFDMGRVEGYRNFCNKIWNAARYVLDKGEDCGQNGEAYELSLADRWIISQLQRTEAEVTRQLDQFRFDLAAQALYEFIWNQYCDWYLELSKPVLWDENAPVERQRGTRRTLVRVLEVALRLAHPFMPFITEEIWQRIAPLAGIEGKTIMLQAWPVANEERIDAAAEDDIEWLKGLMLGTRNIRGEMNIGPGKPLPLFLKNVSAQDQRRLTENEALLKKLARLESITVLAAGEEAPLSATALVGEMEVLVPMAGLIDKGAELARLDKEIQRLQGEVQRVGGKLSNAGFVDKAPAEVIEKERAKLAEAEQALGKLAEQHARIASL from the coding sequence ATGGATAAGACCTACCAGCCGCACGCCATTGAAACTTCCTGGTACAACACCTGGGAGTCCGAGAATTACTTCGCCCCGCAAGGCGCGGGCGAGTCCTACACCATCATGATCCCGCCGCCGAACGTCACCGGCAGCCTGCACATGGGTCACGGCTTCAACAACGCGATCATGGACGCCCTGATCCGTTTCCGTCGCATGCAGGGCCGCAACACCCTGTGGCAGCCGGGCACCGACCACGCCGGTATCGCCACGCAAATGCTGGTGGAGCGTCAACTCGAAGCCCAGGGCCAGAATCGCCATGATCTGGGTCGCGAAAAATTCCTCGAGAAAGTCTGGGAATGGAAGGATCAATCCGGTGGCAACATCAGCCGCCAGATCCGCCGCCTCGGCTCGTCCGTGGACTGGAGCCGCGAGCGCTTCACCATGGACGACGGCCTCTCGGAAGCGGTCAAGGAAGCGTTCGTACGCCTGCACGAAGACGGCCTGATCTACCGCGGCAAGCGTCTGGTCAACTGGGACACCAAGCTGCACACGGCGATTTCCGACCTCGAAGTGGAAAACCACGACGAGAAAGGCTTCCTGTGGAACCTCAAGTACCCGCTGGCCGATGGTGCCAAGACCGCTGAGGGCAAGGATTACCTGATCGTCGCCACAACGCGTCCGGAAACCATGCTCGGCGACTCCGCCGTCGCGGTGAACCCGAACGACGAACGCTACAAGGCCCTGATCGGCCAGTTCGTCGAGCTGCCGCTGGTTGGCCGTCGCATCCCGATCATCGCCGACGATTACTGCGACCCTGAATTCGGCACCGGCTGCGTGAAAATCACCCCGGCCCACGATTTCAACGACTACGAAGTCGGCAAGCGCCACAACCTGCCGCTGCTGAACATCTTCGACAAGAACGCCAACGTGCTGCCGGCTGCCCAGGCGTTCAACCTGGACGGCACGCTGAACGAGAGCATCGACGGCAAGATCCCGGCCGAATACGCCGGCCTCGACCGTTTCGAGGCGCGCAAGCAGATCGTTGCCGCATTCGACGCCGCGGGCCTGTTAGTCAGCGTCGACGATCACAACCTGAAAGTGCCGAAGGGCGACCGTTCGGGCACCGTCATCGAGCCGTGGCTGACCGACCAGTGGTACGTGTCGACCAAGCCTTTGGCTGAACCTGCGATTGCCGCCGTGGAAGACGGCCGCATCCAGTTCGTGCCCAAGCAGTACGAAAACATGTACTTCTCGTGGATGCGCGACATCCAGGACTGGTGCATCAGCCGTCAGCTGTGGTGGGGCCACCGCATTCCGGCCTGGTACGACGAGTCGGGCAAGGTCTACGTCGGTCGCGACGAAGCCGAAGTGCGCGCCAAGCACAACCTCGGTGCCGACGTTGCGCTGCAACAGGACAACGACGTTCTCGACACCTGGTTCAGTTCGGGCCTGTGGACGTTCTCCACCCTGGGCTGGCCGGAAAAAACCGAGTTCCTGAAGAAATTCCACTCCACCGACGTGCTGGTGACGGGCTTCGACATCATTTTCTTCTGGGTTGCCCGGATGATCATGCTGACCATGCACCTGATCAAGAACGAGGACGGCACCCCGCAGGTTCCGTTCAAGACCGTTTACGTGCACGGTCTGGTGCGTGATGGCCAGGGCCAGAAGATGTCCAAGTCCAAGGGCAACGTGCTTGACCCGCTGGACATCATCGACGGCATCGAACTGGAAACCCTGGTGCAGAAGCGCACCTCGGGCCTGATGCAGCCAAAACTGGCGAAGAAGATCGAGAAAGCCACCCGCGACGAGTTCGCCGACGGCATCGCCAGCTACGGCACCGACGCCCTGCGCTTCACTTTCTGCTCGCTGGCGTCCACCGGTCGCGACATCAAGTTCGACATGGGCCGCGTGGAAGGCTACCGCAACTTCTGCAACAAGATCTGGAACGCCGCACGCTACGTGCTGGACAAGGGCGAAGACTGCGGCCAGAACGGCGAAGCCTACGAGCTGTCGCTGGCTGATCGCTGGATCATCTCGCAGTTGCAGCGCACCGAAGCCGAAGTGACCCGTCAGCTCGACCAGTTCCGCTTCGACCTGGCGGCACAAGCCCTGTACGAGTTCATCTGGAACCAGTATTGCGACTGGTACCTGGAACTGTCCAAGCCGGTGCTGTGGGACGAAAACGCTCCGGTCGAACGCCAGCGCGGCACCCGTCGCACGCTGGTTCGCGTACTGGAAGTGGCCCTGCGCCTGGCGCACCCGTTCATGCCGTTCATCACCGAGGAAATCTGGCAGCGCATCGCGCCGCTGGCCGGCATCGAAGGCAAGACGATCATGCTGCAGGCGTGGCCAGTGGCCAATGAAGAGCGCATCGACGCGGCCGCCGAAGACGACATCGAATGGCTCAAGGGCCTGATGCTCGGCACCCGTAACATCCGTGGCGAAATGAACATCGGCCCGGGCAAACCGCTGCCGCTGTTCCTCAAGAACGTCAGCGCCCAGGACCAGCGTCGTCTCACCGAGAACGAAGCGCTGCTGAAGAAGCTGGCGCGCCTGGAATCCATCACCGTACTGGCCGCTGGCGAAGAAGCACCGCTGTCGGCCACCGCGCTGGTGGGCGAAATGGAAGTGCTGGTGCCGATGGCCGGGCTGATCGACAAGGGCGCCGAACTGGCGCGCCTGGACAAGGAAATCCAGCGTTTGCAGGGTGAAGTCCAGCGCGTGGGCGGCAAGCTGTCCAACGCCGGTTTCGTCGACAAGGCCCCGGCCGAAGTCATCGAGAAGGAACGCGCCAAGCTGGCCGAGGCCGAACAGGCCCTGGGCAAGCTGGCCGAGCAACACGCGCGGATTGCCAGCCTGTAA
- a CDS encoding HU family DNA-binding protein, with protein MALTKDQLIADIAEAIDAPKTTARNALEQLGQIVADQLENGGEITLPGIGKLKVTERPARTGRNPSTGAAIEIPAKKVIKLVVAKGLTDSINK; from the coding sequence ATGGCTCTTACTAAAGACCAACTGATCGCCGACATCGCTGAAGCTATCGACGCGCCAAAAACCACCGCGCGTAACGCTCTGGAGCAACTGGGCCAAATCGTTGCTGATCAGCTGGAAAACGGCGGCGAAATCACTCTGCCAGGTATCGGCAAACTGAAAGTGACCGAGCGTCCTGCCCGTACTGGCCGTAACCCTTCGACTGGCGCTGCCATCGAAATCCCTGCCAAGAAAGTGATCAAGCTGGTTGTGGCCAAAGGCCTGACCGACTCGATCAACAAGTAA
- a CDS encoding DNA polymerase III subunit chi: MTKVDFYILPSADPSARLDFACKLTEKAWRMGHRIYLHCSDAAQRDELDARLWSFKGESFVPHGPADSEPDGLIVLGVGNDCGQHQDLLVNLDLKVPTFARQFARVAEVVVEDPTIRAAARESFRFYREQGYPLQDHRLQRL; this comes from the coding sequence ATGACCAAAGTCGACTTTTATATCCTGCCCAGCGCCGACCCTTCGGCACGCCTGGATTTCGCCTGCAAGCTCACCGAGAAAGCCTGGCGCATGGGGCACCGCATCTACCTGCATTGCAGCGATGCCGCCCAGCGCGATGAGCTCGATGCGCGCCTGTGGTCCTTCAAGGGCGAAAGCTTCGTGCCCCACGGCCCCGCCGACAGCGAGCCGGACGGCTTGATCGTGCTGGGGGTTGGCAATGACTGCGGGCAACACCAGGACCTGCTGGTCAACCTGGACCTGAAAGTCCCGACCTTTGCCCGACAATTCGCCCGCGTGGCGGAAGTGGTGGTGGAAGACCCGACGATCCGCGCCGCCGCGCGCGAGAGTTTCCGTTTCTACCGCGAACAGGGCTATCCTCTGCAAGATCACCGTTTACAGCGACTCTGA
- the lptG gene encoding LPS export ABC transporter permease LptG, which produces MVKLDRYIGSSVFMAILAVLGIILGLATLFAFIDEMGDASDTYTLLDILSYVLLTAPRRLYDMLPMAALIGCLIGLGSLASNSELTIMRAAGVSIGRIVWAVMKPMLILMLVGLLIGEYVAPATESTAQANRSLAQGSGDAQSAKHGLWHRQGDEFIHVNSVQPNGVLYGVTRYHFDKERHMLSASFSKRAEFDTDHWQLSDVTTTLFHERSTEVVNTPVERWNVALSPQLLSTVVMAPESLSITGLWGYIHYLADQGLSNGRYWLAFWVKVLQPLVTAALVLMAISFIFGPLRSVTLGQRVFTGVLVGFTFRIVQDLLGPSSLVFGFSPLFAVLVPAGVCALAGFWLLRRAG; this is translated from the coding sequence GTGGTTAAGCTCGACCGCTACATCGGCAGCAGCGTGTTCATGGCGATCCTCGCCGTGCTGGGGATCATTCTCGGCCTCGCTACATTGTTTGCCTTCATTGATGAAATGGGCGATGCCAGCGACACCTACACGCTGCTCGATATCCTCAGCTATGTCCTGCTGACCGCTCCGCGTCGTTTGTACGACATGCTGCCAATGGCGGCGCTGATCGGTTGCCTGATCGGCCTCGGCAGCCTGGCCAGCAACAGCGAACTGACCATCATGCGCGCTGCCGGCGTGTCGATCGGCCGGATCGTCTGGGCGGTCATGAAGCCGATGCTGATTCTGATGCTGGTCGGGCTGCTGATTGGCGAGTACGTGGCCCCGGCCACGGAAAGCACGGCCCAGGCCAACCGCTCGCTGGCCCAGGGCAGCGGCGACGCGCAAAGCGCCAAGCACGGTCTGTGGCACCGTCAGGGTGACGAGTTCATTCACGTCAACTCCGTGCAACCCAACGGTGTTCTGTACGGCGTGACCCGTTACCACTTCGACAAAGAGCGCCATATGCTGTCGGCGAGCTTTTCCAAGCGTGCCGAATTCGACACGGACCACTGGCAACTCAGTGACGTCACCACCACGCTGTTCCATGAGCGCAGCACGGAAGTGGTGAACACCCCGGTCGAGCGCTGGAACGTCGCCCTGAGCCCGCAGTTGCTGAGTACCGTGGTGATGGCACCCGAGTCGCTGTCGATCACCGGTTTGTGGGGTTATATCCATTACCTCGCGGACCAGGGCCTGAGCAATGGCCGCTACTGGCTGGCATTTTGGGTCAAAGTGTTGCAGCCGCTGGTCACCGCCGCGCTGGTATTGATGGCCATTTCCTTCATCTTCGGCCCGTTGCGCTCGGTGACCCTCGGTCAGCGGGTGTTTACCGGCGTACTGGTGGGCTTTACCTTCCGGATTGTCCAGGATCTGCTGGGGCCTTCGAGCCTGGTGTTCGGCTTCTCGCCGCTGTTTGCCGTGCTGGTGCCGGCGGGTGTCTGCGCCCTGGCCGGCTTCTGGTTGCTGCGCCGAGCCGGTTGA
- the rlmF gene encoding 23S rRNA (adenine(1618)-N(6))-methyltransferase RlmF has product MTAPRTPKPARKKPAPANPAKTVEPREKASLHPRNRHQGRYDFPALIKSTPELAKFVIINPYGKESIDFASPDAVRVFNRALLKAFYGITHWDIPADYLCPPVPGRADYVHFLADLLANGNDGVIPRGAAVKVLDVGTGANCVYPLIGHSDYRWQFLGSDIDAIAIASAKTIVAANGLNKAIQIRQQADRKHILLGLLEQDERFDLTLCNPPFHASLEEATRGSSRKWRALGKADPKRKLPVLNFGGQAAELWCEGGEARFVTQLIGESAQVGQQVLWFSTLVSKASNLPAIQAALKKAGALESQVVEMSQGQKQSRFVAWTFQTPAQQQAWRQRWAARA; this is encoded by the coding sequence ATGACCGCCCCTCGTACACCCAAACCTGCGCGCAAGAAGCCTGCCCCGGCGAACCCGGCCAAAACCGTGGAGCCTCGGGAAAAGGCCAGCCTGCACCCGCGCAATCGCCATCAGGGTCGCTACGACTTTCCGGCATTGATCAAAAGCACGCCGGAGCTGGCCAAGTTCGTGATCATCAATCCGTACGGCAAGGAAAGCATCGACTTCGCCAGCCCCGACGCGGTGCGGGTGTTCAACCGGGCGCTGCTCAAGGCGTTCTACGGCATCACTCACTGGGACATTCCCGCCGACTACCTGTGCCCGCCGGTGCCGGGGCGCGCCGACTACGTACACTTTCTTGCCGATCTGCTGGCCAACGGCAATGACGGCGTGATTCCCCGTGGCGCCGCCGTGAAGGTGCTGGACGTGGGCACCGGCGCCAATTGCGTGTACCCGTTGATCGGCCACAGCGACTACCGCTGGCAGTTCCTCGGCTCGGACATCGACGCCATCGCCATCGCTTCCGCCAAAACCATAGTCGCCGCCAACGGCCTGAACAAAGCCATCCAGATTCGCCAGCAGGCTGATCGCAAGCACATCCTGCTGGGCCTGCTGGAACAGGACGAACGGTTCGACCTGACCCTGTGCAACCCGCCGTTCCACGCCTCCCTGGAAGAAGCCACGCGCGGCAGCAGCCGTAAATGGCGGGCACTGGGCAAGGCCGACCCGAAACGCAAACTGCCGGTGCTGAATTTCGGTGGCCAGGCCGCCGAGCTTTGGTGCGAGGGTGGCGAGGCACGCTTTGTCACGCAGTTGATCGGCGAGAGCGCGCAGGTGGGCCAACAGGTGTTGTGGTTCAGCACCCTGGTATCGAAGGCCTCGAACCTGCCGGCGATCCAGGCGGCCCTGAAAAAGGCCGGCGCGCTGGAGAGCCAGGTGGTGGAGATGTCCCAGGGGCAGAAGCAGAGCCGCTTTGTGGCGTGGACGTTCCAGACCCCTGCGCAGCAGCAGGCCTGGCGGCAGCGGTGGGCGGCCAGAGCTTAA
- the lptF gene encoding LPS export ABC transporter permease LptF produces the protein MIVFRYLSREVLLTLSAVSAVLLVIIMSGRFIKYLAQAAAGQLDPSSLFLIMGFRLPGFLQLILPLGLFLGILLSYGRLYLESEMTVLSATGMSQQRLLRMTLFPAAIVALVVAWLSLSLAPQGANQFQLLLNKQDALTEFDTLEPGRFQALRDGTRVTYTEQLSDDRVNLAGVFISQKNLGADNKDRGISVLVAEKGRQEVRPDGNRYLILDNGYRYDGNPGQADYRAIKYEEYGVLLPKPEVSDEVTDRDAMTTASLFGSDDIRSRTELQWRLSLPLLVFIVTLMAVPLSRVNPRQGRFLKLLPAILLYMAYLTILIAARGALEKGKIPPALGLWWVHGIFLVIGLGLLYWEPLRLKMASRRSALEVARG, from the coding sequence TTGATCGTCTTCCGTTATCTATCCCGCGAAGTCCTGTTGACCTTGAGTGCCGTCAGTGCGGTGCTGCTGGTCATCATCATGAGCGGACGCTTCATCAAATACCTGGCGCAAGCCGCGGCGGGCCAGTTGGACCCGAGCTCGCTGTTCCTGATCATGGGCTTTCGCCTGCCGGGCTTTTTGCAACTGATCCTGCCCCTGGGGCTGTTCCTCGGGATCCTGCTGTCCTACGGCCGCCTTTACCTTGAAAGCGAAATGACCGTGCTGTCGGCCACGGGCATGAGCCAGCAGCGCCTGCTTCGCATGACCCTGTTCCCGGCCGCGATCGTGGCACTGGTGGTCGCCTGGCTGAGCCTGAGCCTGGCGCCGCAAGGGGCCAATCAGTTTCAGTTGCTGTTGAACAAGCAGGATGCCCTGACCGAGTTCGATACGCTGGAGCCCGGCCGTTTCCAGGCGCTGCGCGATGGCACCCGTGTGACCTACACCGAGCAGTTGTCGGATGATCGCGTCAACCTGGCGGGCGTGTTCATTTCGCAGAAGAACCTCGGTGCCGATAACAAGGATCGCGGGATTTCCGTGCTGGTGGCCGAAAAAGGGCGCCAGGAAGTCCGTCCTGACGGCAATCGCTACCTGATTCTCGACAACGGCTACCGCTACGACGGTAACCCCGGCCAGGCCGACTACCGGGCGATCAAATACGAGGAATACGGCGTATTGCTGCCCAAGCCGGAAGTGAGTGACGAAGTCACCGACCGTGATGCCATGACCACCGCGTCCCTGTTCGGCAGCGACGACATCCGTTCGCGCACCGAGCTGCAATGGCGCCTGTCCCTGCCGTTGCTGGTGTTCATCGTGACCCTGATGGCGGTGCCGCTGTCGCGGGTGAACCCGCGTCAGGGCCGTTTCCTCAAACTGCTGCCGGCGATTCTTCTTTATATGGCTTACCTGACCATCCTGATTGCCGCTCGCGGCGCCCTTGAAAAGGGCAAGATCCCGCCTGCGCTGGGGTTGTGGTGGGTTCACGGGATATTCCTGGTCATTGGTCTGGGCCTGCTGTACTGGGAACCCCTGCGCTTGAAGATGGCAAGCCGTCGCAGCGCGCTGGAGGTGGCCCGTGGTTAA
- a CDS encoding DNA polymerase III subunit chi: MDTPKPLQKPTHLLDDLESIRELLGDDNLQPPLLTDTVEAGEQEQIPMLFDTVSASQPTLEPAPPAATTDKGPDALLHLDSELRAAAQLIMQDVIDDFAPHIETEIKRRLDARMQRLLSQYQD, translated from the coding sequence ATGGACACTCCAAAACCGCTGCAAAAGCCGACGCACCTGCTGGACGACCTGGAGTCGATCCGCGAGCTGCTGGGCGACGACAACCTGCAACCACCGCTGTTGACCGATACGGTCGAGGCCGGTGAACAGGAACAGATTCCGATGCTGTTCGACACGGTCAGCGCCAGCCAGCCGACCCTCGAACCCGCCCCACCCGCCGCCACGACAGACAAGGGCCCCGACGCCCTGCTGCACCTGGACAGCGAACTGCGCGCCGCCGCGCAATTGATCATGCAGGACGTGATCGACGATTTTGCCCCGCACATCGAAACCGAAATCAAGCGCCGCCTCGATGCGCGAATGCAGCGGTTGTTGAGCCAGTACCAAGACTGA